A genomic window from Buteo buteo chromosome 13, bButBut1.hap1.1, whole genome shotgun sequence includes:
- the ATAD5 gene encoding ATPase family AAA domain-containing protein 5 isoform X2, translating to MVGRVAVAAAAASLPGKDGDAQPCKKRREEDTSVKTITRYFSPLAKSVDKVLSPPKPNNILDYFKKTSVTEKATLPVVAGENKTPLDADDKDFDQKCARESAEGDVQSENFSDAVIYRKNAKKVGSEINGTKNRIRKSRKRKHKVDMDLSESFSAEKELNEKCKKEDKKKMVSPTIAECDATISDSSFAAQTDDTTSQVNNSIITVSFEDFLKSQGEDNVDHVEEDTKPTMDNSATANETDKSDSISDPEKCEESQQLPLRTVTVLAQVHSIPPKLAPLRKEQKGSRKIASIFLKQKGCVGEKESSPPLLDNEQTEQVTQKRKSNVVIEEEELELAVLETAGSDPLKPKCTLEERHQFMKAFRQPTSHVIKSGVKKGPGKQKQDIGKSSKEKERPEDGIASNKGLGSGVPEDYVEKYTHSGPESNRTKTKRPKKFQKKGNRRRKASETKEKNVPNTSNYNEDEDSGANVLTKENTLDVRISSSPKVNELRRSLRQKKIKTSENVTPKKNRIRNTFSEDELSGCPLQTSTPKVSKRSLKKSNVYKAEVITMPFDGNSPIRMRFTRISATTKSNKAEVMKNEEFNSKNIKISSTSKNISKAKQLIEKAKAIRHNRSKVNEDLPTPVRRSSRQQALAEKRKLQENEESVVILDSSLTNTTATVQNVKQKNLRSLNDVLGKKSRNSKAAKNSNGKLGYPPSFLGRNAQNSAGEPIVIFDESSQDASENSQDDDQFRAKREFLMSGLPESLKKQIAKKAAAMEAYSVASSCFKTVVHVQQKDDCYPLWKLKSPSCPLLTKLRKLNTEVTNVTKITLSLGEFSTVNSKLTAKCSAPVLSGHRPVFPDTFRKDLLDEIMSSNSQFPVRKYFYKFLKKQTEWLGFENSIQESRDGTANSEVNQKHPDNWKETKRKRKETEDHKSKRRKRIEGTETEIKSRVSRNLISLVSGEKQAETGQATHLGKNKTQKPDVMTEDTEYLSEPNALTGVEKEDMLWTEKYQPQDSSELVGNKKEIERLHSWLKEWKKRADWEEKRNQKGEKEDKEHQDSLDSLDFKENKSDIEEETSLCNTVLITGPPGVGKTAAVYACAQELGFKIFEVNASCQRNGRQILSQLKEATQSHQVDKKGINAHKPCFFNSCSSAKSPKKMYSPKKVVSPRKPPLSPKGAGLKRSLPPKTLANYFKISSKRKGNDGGVTSQEKNKGNTQDSCEEKKDAQVKPINKEVEGGEHNRKSATSLILFEEVDIIFDEDAGFLSAVKTFMATAKRPVILTTNDPTFSLMFDGYFEEINFRTPSLVNAASYLQVLCLAENLRTDVKDLAALLTTNNCDIRQSVLYLQFWVRSGGGCLKDKCLAHYGGDETNKAGHVINSEKSTDSKTDFCQADACLQELPKCDTGCVETLLGLKNILLPSEDLFTFLKHKITTTEKWNKLMQLLTEFQMKKVDFIYSNLELILPLPVQVLSDQSEASNSILERTTVVSSKNRSTNSYCSGKSSSGKSSSGKSSSGKKSKKTKNQKRLDTLDDSDLFDTGLNYSAEFITLPSDSPTSRAEVNKEESKLLMNKEEKENKTKTSANEKRSALVSQCLNSLTEFVENMSFLDCCVNTNAKKPLEFSKDEGFNWTNGKIKNGLCDEFSIENTDWWSSQSCSEIKAAIEALSFNKCFVNISQNLESSLNTSKTPESDQLEGLTLHISNTRNYVSFNQSADSSIHKKAQKRLAAIRTVFSRSPLNLGNKQASILEYLPTLRSICRSEKLKEQGKTKRRFLHYLEGIHLEIPRQMINGLSLDFP from the exons ATGGTGGGCAGGGTCGCCGTggccgcggcggccgcctcCCTCCCCGGGAAAGACGGCGACGCTCAG CCATGCAAGAAACGGCGAGAGGAGGATACTTCTGTAAAAACAATCACAAGATACTTTTCACCATTAGCGAAATCAGTGGACAAAGTGTTGtcaccaccaaaacccaacaatatattggattattttaaaaagacatctgTAACTGAGAAAGCTACGTTACCAGTTGTagctggagaaaataaaacaccgTTGGATGCTGATGACAAAGACT TTGACCAAAAATGTGCAAGAGAATCAGCAGAAGGTGATGTGCAAAGCGAGAACTTCTCAGATGCTGTCATCTACAGAAAAAACGCAAAGAAAGTTGgttctgaaataaatggaacaaaaaataGGATAAGAAAatcaaggaaaaggaagcatAAAGTAGATATGGATTTGTCTGAaagtttttcagctgaaaaggaGCTGAATGAGAAGtgtaaaaaggaagataagaaaaagATGGTATCTCCTACAATAGCAGAGTGTGACGCTACTATTAGTGATTCCAGTTTTGCAGCTCAGACGGATGATACGACATCACAGGTAAATAATAGTATAATAACAGTGTCATTTGAGGACTTCTTGAAGAGTCAGGGAGAAGATAATGTAGATCATGTTGAAGAAGACACAAAGCCAACAATGGACAATTCTGCTACAGCAAATGAAACTGACAAAAGTGATAGTATTAGTGACCCAGAAAAGTGTGAGGAATCTCAACAGCTACCACTTAGAACAGTAACTGTCCTTGCCCAAGTTCATTCCATTCCCCCCAAATTAGCTCCATTACGTAAGGAGCAAAAAGGGTCTAGGAAAATAGCTTCCATTTTTTTGAAGCAGAAGGGATGtgtaggggaaaaagaaagtagcCCACCCCTCTTGGACAATGAACAAACTGAACAGGttactcagaaaagaaaatctaatgTAGTTATTGAGGAAGAAGAATTGGAGTTAGCTGTACTAGAGACTGCAGGGTCAGATCCTTTGAAGCCAAAATGTACTCTGGAAGAAAGGCATCAGTTTATGAAGGCGTTTAGACAACCAACATCGCATGTAATAAAAAGTGGAGTTAAAAAGGgtcctggaaaacaaaagcaagacaTTGGAaagtcttcaaaagaaaaagaaagacctgAAGATGGCATTGCTTCAAATAAAGGATTAGGAAGTGGAGTACCAGAAGATTATGTGGAGAAATATACACATTCTGGTCCTGAAAGCAATAGAACTAAAACCAAAAGACctaaaaagtttcagaaaaaaggaaacagaagaaggaaagctTCAGAAACTAAGGAAAAGAATGTCCCGAATACTAGCAATTATAATGAAGATGAGGATTCAGGAGCTAATGTCCTTACTAAGGAAAACACCTTAGATGTAAGGATTTCATCAAGTCCAAAAGTGAATGAGTTAAGGAGGAGtttaaggcagaagaaaatcaaaacatcaGAAAACGTTACACCTAAAAAAAACAGGATTAGAAATACCTTCTCTGAAGATGAATTAAGTGGCTGTCCTTTACAGACGTCTACACCAAAAGTAAGCAAGCGATCCTTGAAGAAAAGTAACGTGTATAAAGCTGAGGTGATTACCATGCCCTTTGATGGAAACAGCCCAATAAG AATGAGGTTTACACGTATCAGTGCGACTACAAAATCGAATAAAGCTGAAGTGatgaaaaatgaagagtttAACTCCAAAAATATAAAG ATAAGCTCTACTTCTAAAAATATATCCAAAGCGAAACAGCTGATTGAAAAAGCAAAGGCTATACGGCATAATAGATCAAAGGTTAATGAAGACTTACCAACTCCTGTGAGGCGCTCATCTCGACAGCAAGCTCttgctgaaaagagaaaattacaagaaaatgaa GAATCGGTAGTAATTTTAGATTCAAGCCTGACTAATACCACTGCTACAGTGCAGAATGTGAAGCAAAAGAATCTTCGGAGCTTAAACgatgttttggggaaaaagtcTAGAAACTCGAAGGCTGCAAAGAACTCAAACG gaAAACTGGGATATCCACCTTCCTTCCTAGGCAGAAATGCTCAGAACTCTGCAGGTGAACCAATTGTGATTTTTGATGAAAGCAG TCAAGATGCATCTGAAAATTCTCAAGATGATGATCAGTTCAGAGCAAAACGTGAATTCTTGATGAGTGGGTTGCCAGAGtcactgaaaaaacagattGCAAAGAAAGCGGCAGCAATGGAAGCATACTCTGTTGCAAGTTCATGTTTTAAGACTGTTGTCCATGTACAGCAGAAGGATGACT GTTATCCACTGTGGAAATTGAAATCACCATCGTGTCCTCTACTAACTAAGCTAAGGAAACTGAATACTGAAGTCACTAATGTCACAAAAATCACTCTCTCACTTGGTGAATTTTCCACTGTGAATTCAAAACTAACTGCAAAATGTTCTGCACCTGTG CTTTCTGGCCACCGACCAGTTTTTCCTGATACATTCAGAAAAGATTTACTAGATGAGATCATGTCTTCTAATTCTCAATTTCCTGTGAGAAAATACTTCTACaagtttctgaaaaagcaaacagaatggTTGGGTTTTGAAAACAGTATACAAG AAAGCAGAGATGGTACTGCAAATTCTGAGGTAAATCAGAAACATCCTGACAATTGGAAGGAAAcgaagaggaaaaggaaagaaacagaagaccacaaatcaaaaagaagaaaacgaATTGAAGGTACAGAGACGGAAATAAAATCCAGAGTTTCCAGGAACCTTATTTCTCTCGTAtctggagaaaaacaagcagaaacagGACAAGCAacacatttgggaaaaaacaaGACCCAGAAACCAGATGTTATGACAGAAGACACTGAATATTTATCGGAGCCAAATGCACTTACAG gtGTTGAAAAGGAAGACATGCTCTGGACAGAAAAATATCAGCCTCAAGATTCCAGTGAACTTGTGGggaacaagaaagaaattgaaaggcTACACAG TTGgttaaaagaatggaaaaaaagagctgattgggaagaaaaaagaaatcagaaaggggaaaaggaggacAAAGAGCATCAAG ATTCTTTGGACAGCCTTGACTTTAAAGAGAATAAATCTGATATTGAGGAAGAGACTAGTCTTTGCAATACAGTTCTGATAACTGGCCCACCAGGAGTGGGGAAAACTGCTGCAGTATATGCTTGTGCTCAGGAGCTTGGTTTTAAG ATATTTGAAGTCAATGCCTCTTGCCAGCGTAATGGTAGACAGATACTGTCTCAACTAAAAGAAGCTACTCAGTCTCATCAGGTGGACAAAAAAGGCATTAATGCACATAAGCCTTGCTTTTTTAACAGCTGTAGCAGTGCCAAGTCACCAA aaaaaatgtattctcCAAAGAAAGTTGTTTCACCAAGAAAACCTCCACTGTCACCAAAAGGAGCAGGATTAAAACGAAGCTTACCCCCTAAAACACTCGCAAactatttcaaaatttcttccAAACGTAAAGGTAATGATGGAGGAGTAAcatctcaagaaaaaaacaaag GAAATACTCAGGATTcatgtgaagaaaagaaagatgctcAAGTGAAGCCAATAAACAAAGAAGTAGAAGGAGGAGAACACAATAGAAAAAGTGCAACATCTCTCATTCTTTTTGAAGAG GTAGATATAATATTTGATGAAGATGCAGGATTTCTAAGTGCAGTAAAGACATTCATGGCAACTGCAAAAAGACCTGTAATTCTTACTACTAATG ATCCAACATTCAGCTTAATGTTTGATGGCTATTTTGAAGAGATCAATTTTAGAACCCCTTCCTTG GTAAATGCTGCTAGCTATCTTCAAGTGCTGTGTTTGGCTGAGAATCTACGAACAGATGTAAAAGACTTAGCTGCTCTGTTAACCACAAATAACTGTGATATCAGACAAAGTGTTCTGTACTTACAATTTTGGGTTAGAAGTGGAGGTGGATGCTTGAAAGACAAATGTTTGGCACATTATG GAGGAGATGAGACAAATAAAGCAGGTCACGTAATTAATTCTGAAAAGTCTACTGATTCcaagactgatttttgtcaAGCTGATGCATGTCTTCAGGAGCTTCCAAAATGTGATACAGGCTGTGTAGAGACATTGCTTGGCCTTAAGAATATCCTGTTGCCTTCAGAAgatttgtttacatttcttAAG caCAAAATCACAACCACGGAGAAATGGAATAAATTGatgcagcttctcacagaattCCAGATGAAGAAAGTGGATTTTATATACAGTAATCTTGAACTTATTCTTCCCTTACCAGTGCAAGTTCTTTCAGACCAATCTGAAGCCTCTAACTCTATACTTGAAAGGACTACCGTTGTTTCTTCGAAAAACAGATCTACTAACAGTTACTGCTCTGGAAAAAGTAGCTCTGGAAAAAGTAGCTCTGGAAAAAGTAGCTCTGGAAAAAAGTCTAAAAAGACAAAGAATCAGAAAAGGCTTGATACATTGGATGATAGTGACTTATTTGATACTGGACTCAACTATTCAGCTGAATTCATAACTTTGCCATCGGATAGTCCTACGTCACGTGCTGAAGTGAATAAAGAGGAATCAAAATTGTTGatgaataaagaagaaaaagaaaataaaactaaaaccTCAGCAAATGAGAAAAGGTCTGCTCTTGTTTCTCAGTGTCTGAATTCACTGACTGAATTTGTGGAGAACATGTCTTTCTTGGATTGCTGTGTAAACACTAACGCCAAGAAACCCCTGGAGTTTTCTAAAGATGAAGGATTTAATTGGACAAATGGCAAAATCAAAAATGGTCTTTGTGATGAATTCAGTATAGAAAATACTGATTGGTGGAGTTCCCAGAGCTGTAGTGAAATAAAGGCAGCTATTGAAGCACTCAGttttaacaaatgttttgtTAATATTTCACAAAACTTGGAATCTTCTTTAAATACCAGTAAAACACCTGAAAGTGATCAGCTGGAGGGACTTACTTTGCATATTTCAAACACAAGAAATTATGTATCCTTTAATCAGTCAGCTGATTCAAG CATTcacaaaaaagcacagaagaggCTGGCAGCCATCAGAACTGTATTTTCCAGAAGTCCTTTAAACCTGGGTAATAAGCAAGCCAGCATACTTGAATACCTCCCCACTCTTCGCAGTATCTGTAGGTCTGAGAAGCTTAAAGAGCAAGGGAAGACTAAAAGAAg gtTCTTGCATTATCTTGAAGGGATTCATCTTGAAATACCCAGACAAATGATAAATGGTCTGTCTTTGGACTTCCCTTAA
- the ATAD5 gene encoding ATPase family AAA domain-containing protein 5 isoform X1 produces MVGRVAVAAAAASLPGKDGDAQPCKKRREEDTSVKTITRYFSPLAKSVDKVLSPPKPNNILDYFKKTSVTEKATLPVVAGENKTPLDADDKDCKSPFKPLLKRKRKGKKANLNNKLREMKGSENEHEIEISRDDSRETTGLKQHSNDFIATCTLVDQKCARESAEGDVQSENFSDAVIYRKNAKKVGSEINGTKNRIRKSRKRKHKVDMDLSESFSAEKELNEKCKKEDKKKMVSPTIAECDATISDSSFAAQTDDTTSQVNNSIITVSFEDFLKSQGEDNVDHVEEDTKPTMDNSATANETDKSDSISDPEKCEESQQLPLRTVTVLAQVHSIPPKLAPLRKEQKGSRKIASIFLKQKGCVGEKESSPPLLDNEQTEQVTQKRKSNVVIEEEELELAVLETAGSDPLKPKCTLEERHQFMKAFRQPTSHVIKSGVKKGPGKQKQDIGKSSKEKERPEDGIASNKGLGSGVPEDYVEKYTHSGPESNRTKTKRPKKFQKKGNRRRKASETKEKNVPNTSNYNEDEDSGANVLTKENTLDVRISSSPKVNELRRSLRQKKIKTSENVTPKKNRIRNTFSEDELSGCPLQTSTPKVSKRSLKKSNVYKAEVITMPFDGNSPIRMRFTRISATTKSNKAEVMKNEEFNSKNIKISSTSKNISKAKQLIEKAKAIRHNRSKVNEDLPTPVRRSSRQQALAEKRKLQENEESVVILDSSLTNTTATVQNVKQKNLRSLNDVLGKKSRNSKAAKNSNGKLGYPPSFLGRNAQNSAGEPIVIFDESSQDASENSQDDDQFRAKREFLMSGLPESLKKQIAKKAAAMEAYSVASSCFKTVVHVQQKDDCYPLWKLKSPSCPLLTKLRKLNTEVTNVTKITLSLGEFSTVNSKLTAKCSAPVLSGHRPVFPDTFRKDLLDEIMSSNSQFPVRKYFYKFLKKQTEWLGFENSIQESRDGTANSEVNQKHPDNWKETKRKRKETEDHKSKRRKRIEGTETEIKSRVSRNLISLVSGEKQAETGQATHLGKNKTQKPDVMTEDTEYLSEPNALTGVEKEDMLWTEKYQPQDSSELVGNKKEIERLHSWLKEWKKRADWEEKRNQKGEKEDKEHQDSLDSLDFKENKSDIEEETSLCNTVLITGPPGVGKTAAVYACAQELGFKIFEVNASCQRNGRQILSQLKEATQSHQVDKKGINAHKPCFFNSCSSAKSPKKMYSPKKVVSPRKPPLSPKGAGLKRSLPPKTLANYFKISSKRKGNDGGVTSQEKNKGNTQDSCEEKKDAQVKPINKEVEGGEHNRKSATSLILFEEVDIIFDEDAGFLSAVKTFMATAKRPVILTTNDPTFSLMFDGYFEEINFRTPSLVNAASYLQVLCLAENLRTDVKDLAALLTTNNCDIRQSVLYLQFWVRSGGGCLKDKCLAHYGGDETNKAGHVINSEKSTDSKTDFCQADACLQELPKCDTGCVETLLGLKNILLPSEDLFTFLKHKITTTEKWNKLMQLLTEFQMKKVDFIYSNLELILPLPVQVLSDQSEASNSILERTTVVSSKNRSTNSYCSGKSSSGKSSSGKSSSGKKSKKTKNQKRLDTLDDSDLFDTGLNYSAEFITLPSDSPTSRAEVNKEESKLLMNKEEKENKTKTSANEKRSALVSQCLNSLTEFVENMSFLDCCVNTNAKKPLEFSKDEGFNWTNGKIKNGLCDEFSIENTDWWSSQSCSEIKAAIEALSFNKCFVNISQNLESSLNTSKTPESDQLEGLTLHISNTRNYVSFNQSADSSIHKKAQKRLAAIRTVFSRSPLNLGNKQASILEYLPTLRSICRSEKLKEQGKTKRRFLHYLEGIHLEIPRQMINGLSLDFP; encoded by the exons ATGGTGGGCAGGGTCGCCGTggccgcggcggccgcctcCCTCCCCGGGAAAGACGGCGACGCTCAG CCATGCAAGAAACGGCGAGAGGAGGATACTTCTGTAAAAACAATCACAAGATACTTTTCACCATTAGCGAAATCAGTGGACAAAGTGTTGtcaccaccaaaacccaacaatatattggattattttaaaaagacatctgTAACTGAGAAAGCTACGTTACCAGTTGTagctggagaaaataaaacaccgTTGGATGCTGATGACAAAGACTGTAAGTCACCTTTTAAACCACTTTTAAAGcggaagaggaaagggaagaaagctaATTTAAATAATAAGCTGAGAGAGATGAAAGGATCTGAGAATGAGCATGAAATAGAAATTAGTCGTGatgacagcagagaaacaaCAGGACTGAAACAACACAGTAACGATTTTATTGCTACTTGTACTTTAGTTGACCAAAAATGTGCAAGAGAATCAGCAGAAGGTGATGTGCAAAGCGAGAACTTCTCAGATGCTGTCATCTACAGAAAAAACGCAAAGAAAGTTGgttctgaaataaatggaacaaaaaataGGATAAGAAAatcaaggaaaaggaagcatAAAGTAGATATGGATTTGTCTGAaagtttttcagctgaaaaggaGCTGAATGAGAAGtgtaaaaaggaagataagaaaaagATGGTATCTCCTACAATAGCAGAGTGTGACGCTACTATTAGTGATTCCAGTTTTGCAGCTCAGACGGATGATACGACATCACAGGTAAATAATAGTATAATAACAGTGTCATTTGAGGACTTCTTGAAGAGTCAGGGAGAAGATAATGTAGATCATGTTGAAGAAGACACAAAGCCAACAATGGACAATTCTGCTACAGCAAATGAAACTGACAAAAGTGATAGTATTAGTGACCCAGAAAAGTGTGAGGAATCTCAACAGCTACCACTTAGAACAGTAACTGTCCTTGCCCAAGTTCATTCCATTCCCCCCAAATTAGCTCCATTACGTAAGGAGCAAAAAGGGTCTAGGAAAATAGCTTCCATTTTTTTGAAGCAGAAGGGATGtgtaggggaaaaagaaagtagcCCACCCCTCTTGGACAATGAACAAACTGAACAGGttactcagaaaagaaaatctaatgTAGTTATTGAGGAAGAAGAATTGGAGTTAGCTGTACTAGAGACTGCAGGGTCAGATCCTTTGAAGCCAAAATGTACTCTGGAAGAAAGGCATCAGTTTATGAAGGCGTTTAGACAACCAACATCGCATGTAATAAAAAGTGGAGTTAAAAAGGgtcctggaaaacaaaagcaagacaTTGGAaagtcttcaaaagaaaaagaaagacctgAAGATGGCATTGCTTCAAATAAAGGATTAGGAAGTGGAGTACCAGAAGATTATGTGGAGAAATATACACATTCTGGTCCTGAAAGCAATAGAACTAAAACCAAAAGACctaaaaagtttcagaaaaaaggaaacagaagaaggaaagctTCAGAAACTAAGGAAAAGAATGTCCCGAATACTAGCAATTATAATGAAGATGAGGATTCAGGAGCTAATGTCCTTACTAAGGAAAACACCTTAGATGTAAGGATTTCATCAAGTCCAAAAGTGAATGAGTTAAGGAGGAGtttaaggcagaagaaaatcaaaacatcaGAAAACGTTACACCTAAAAAAAACAGGATTAGAAATACCTTCTCTGAAGATGAATTAAGTGGCTGTCCTTTACAGACGTCTACACCAAAAGTAAGCAAGCGATCCTTGAAGAAAAGTAACGTGTATAAAGCTGAGGTGATTACCATGCCCTTTGATGGAAACAGCCCAATAAG AATGAGGTTTACACGTATCAGTGCGACTACAAAATCGAATAAAGCTGAAGTGatgaaaaatgaagagtttAACTCCAAAAATATAAAG ATAAGCTCTACTTCTAAAAATATATCCAAAGCGAAACAGCTGATTGAAAAAGCAAAGGCTATACGGCATAATAGATCAAAGGTTAATGAAGACTTACCAACTCCTGTGAGGCGCTCATCTCGACAGCAAGCTCttgctgaaaagagaaaattacaagaaaatgaa GAATCGGTAGTAATTTTAGATTCAAGCCTGACTAATACCACTGCTACAGTGCAGAATGTGAAGCAAAAGAATCTTCGGAGCTTAAACgatgttttggggaaaaagtcTAGAAACTCGAAGGCTGCAAAGAACTCAAACG gaAAACTGGGATATCCACCTTCCTTCCTAGGCAGAAATGCTCAGAACTCTGCAGGTGAACCAATTGTGATTTTTGATGAAAGCAG TCAAGATGCATCTGAAAATTCTCAAGATGATGATCAGTTCAGAGCAAAACGTGAATTCTTGATGAGTGGGTTGCCAGAGtcactgaaaaaacagattGCAAAGAAAGCGGCAGCAATGGAAGCATACTCTGTTGCAAGTTCATGTTTTAAGACTGTTGTCCATGTACAGCAGAAGGATGACT GTTATCCACTGTGGAAATTGAAATCACCATCGTGTCCTCTACTAACTAAGCTAAGGAAACTGAATACTGAAGTCACTAATGTCACAAAAATCACTCTCTCACTTGGTGAATTTTCCACTGTGAATTCAAAACTAACTGCAAAATGTTCTGCACCTGTG CTTTCTGGCCACCGACCAGTTTTTCCTGATACATTCAGAAAAGATTTACTAGATGAGATCATGTCTTCTAATTCTCAATTTCCTGTGAGAAAATACTTCTACaagtttctgaaaaagcaaacagaatggTTGGGTTTTGAAAACAGTATACAAG AAAGCAGAGATGGTACTGCAAATTCTGAGGTAAATCAGAAACATCCTGACAATTGGAAGGAAAcgaagaggaaaaggaaagaaacagaagaccacaaatcaaaaagaagaaaacgaATTGAAGGTACAGAGACGGAAATAAAATCCAGAGTTTCCAGGAACCTTATTTCTCTCGTAtctggagaaaaacaagcagaaacagGACAAGCAacacatttgggaaaaaacaaGACCCAGAAACCAGATGTTATGACAGAAGACACTGAATATTTATCGGAGCCAAATGCACTTACAG gtGTTGAAAAGGAAGACATGCTCTGGACAGAAAAATATCAGCCTCAAGATTCCAGTGAACTTGTGGggaacaagaaagaaattgaaaggcTACACAG TTGgttaaaagaatggaaaaaaagagctgattgggaagaaaaaagaaatcagaaaggggaaaaggaggacAAAGAGCATCAAG ATTCTTTGGACAGCCTTGACTTTAAAGAGAATAAATCTGATATTGAGGAAGAGACTAGTCTTTGCAATACAGTTCTGATAACTGGCCCACCAGGAGTGGGGAAAACTGCTGCAGTATATGCTTGTGCTCAGGAGCTTGGTTTTAAG ATATTTGAAGTCAATGCCTCTTGCCAGCGTAATGGTAGACAGATACTGTCTCAACTAAAAGAAGCTACTCAGTCTCATCAGGTGGACAAAAAAGGCATTAATGCACATAAGCCTTGCTTTTTTAACAGCTGTAGCAGTGCCAAGTCACCAA aaaaaatgtattctcCAAAGAAAGTTGTTTCACCAAGAAAACCTCCACTGTCACCAAAAGGAGCAGGATTAAAACGAAGCTTACCCCCTAAAACACTCGCAAactatttcaaaatttcttccAAACGTAAAGGTAATGATGGAGGAGTAAcatctcaagaaaaaaacaaag GAAATACTCAGGATTcatgtgaagaaaagaaagatgctcAAGTGAAGCCAATAAACAAAGAAGTAGAAGGAGGAGAACACAATAGAAAAAGTGCAACATCTCTCATTCTTTTTGAAGAG GTAGATATAATATTTGATGAAGATGCAGGATTTCTAAGTGCAGTAAAGACATTCATGGCAACTGCAAAAAGACCTGTAATTCTTACTACTAATG ATCCAACATTCAGCTTAATGTTTGATGGCTATTTTGAAGAGATCAATTTTAGAACCCCTTCCTTG GTAAATGCTGCTAGCTATCTTCAAGTGCTGTGTTTGGCTGAGAATCTACGAACAGATGTAAAAGACTTAGCTGCTCTGTTAACCACAAATAACTGTGATATCAGACAAAGTGTTCTGTACTTACAATTTTGGGTTAGAAGTGGAGGTGGATGCTTGAAAGACAAATGTTTGGCACATTATG GAGGAGATGAGACAAATAAAGCAGGTCACGTAATTAATTCTGAAAAGTCTACTGATTCcaagactgatttttgtcaAGCTGATGCATGTCTTCAGGAGCTTCCAAAATGTGATACAGGCTGTGTAGAGACATTGCTTGGCCTTAAGAATATCCTGTTGCCTTCAGAAgatttgtttacatttcttAAG caCAAAATCACAACCACGGAGAAATGGAATAAATTGatgcagcttctcacagaattCCAGATGAAGAAAGTGGATTTTATATACAGTAATCTTGAACTTATTCTTCCCTTACCAGTGCAAGTTCTTTCAGACCAATCTGAAGCCTCTAACTCTATACTTGAAAGGACTACCGTTGTTTCTTCGAAAAACAGATCTACTAACAGTTACTGCTCTGGAAAAAGTAGCTCTGGAAAAAGTAGCTCTGGAAAAAGTAGCTCTGGAAAAAAGTCTAAAAAGACAAAGAATCAGAAAAGGCTTGATACATTGGATGATAGTGACTTATTTGATACTGGACTCAACTATTCAGCTGAATTCATAACTTTGCCATCGGATAGTCCTACGTCACGTGCTGAAGTGAATAAAGAGGAATCAAAATTGTTGatgaataaagaagaaaaagaaaataaaactaaaaccTCAGCAAATGAGAAAAGGTCTGCTCTTGTTTCTCAGTGTCTGAATTCACTGACTGAATTTGTGGAGAACATGTCTTTCTTGGATTGCTGTGTAAACACTAACGCCAAGAAACCCCTGGAGTTTTCTAAAGATGAAGGATTTAATTGGACAAATGGCAAAATCAAAAATGGTCTTTGTGATGAATTCAGTATAGAAAATACTGATTGGTGGAGTTCCCAGAGCTGTAGTGAAATAAAGGCAGCTATTGAAGCACTCAGttttaacaaatgttttgtTAATATTTCACAAAACTTGGAATCTTCTTTAAATACCAGTAAAACACCTGAAAGTGATCAGCTGGAGGGACTTACTTTGCATATTTCAAACACAAGAAATTATGTATCCTTTAATCAGTCAGCTGATTCAAG CATTcacaaaaaagcacagaagaggCTGGCAGCCATCAGAACTGTATTTTCCAGAAGTCCTTTAAACCTGGGTAATAAGCAAGCCAGCATACTTGAATACCTCCCCACTCTTCGCAGTATCTGTAGGTCTGAGAAGCTTAAAGAGCAAGGGAAGACTAAAAGAAg gtTCTTGCATTATCTTGAAGGGATTCATCTTGAAATACCCAGACAAATGATAAATGGTCTGTCTTTGGACTTCCCTTAA